The following proteins are encoded in a genomic region of Leucoraja erinacea ecotype New England chromosome 21, Leri_hhj_1, whole genome shotgun sequence:
- the LOC129707337 gene encoding peptidyl-prolyl cis-trans isomerase FKBP1B-like: MGVELETITPGDGRTFPKTGQVCVVHYVGSLMDGTTFDSSRDRKKPFRFKIGKNNVIKGWDEGLAQMSVGQTAKLTCTPDYAYGASGHPGTIPPNATLTFEVELLNIE, from the exons ATGGGCGTCGAGTTGGAGACTATCACCCCGGGAGACG GGCGGACCTTTCCCAAGACGGGCCAAGTCTGTGTGGTGCACTATGTGG GTTCACTGATGGATGGGACAACGTTTGATTCCTCCCGGGACCGAAAGAAGCCATTTCGttttaaaattggtaaaaataaTGTCATCAAAGGATGGGATGAAGGATTAGCTCAG ATGAGTGTGGGGCAGACAGCCAAACTGACCTGCACCCCTGACTATGCATATGGAGCTTCTGGCCACCCTGGCACCATTCCACCTAATGCAACTTTGACATTTGAAGTAGAGCTCTTGAATATTGAGTGA